The following are encoded in a window of Kitasatospora sp. NBC_01250 genomic DNA:
- a CDS encoding BREX system ATP-binding domain-containing protein encodes MQRETQGSALLGRQRETDLLEAAIERAADGGGGSAILLRGEAGIGKSALLEWAGHRAREHGFAVLRAVGAEAETEFAFGALHQALWPLLQRSTALTSHQRDALESAFGGRAGAPPSGFAVGAASLALLAEAARTSPLLLVLDDLHWIDSSSATVFAFLRRRCAELPLVIIGASRPEGAAAEAWPTEPVELQALSRPDAAALLLHRFPELATTAAERLLDEAAGNPLALVELPRQLPGEQQRGIVPLPDRLPLGRRLERMFAERLESLTPAASRLLLLAALATGTDGGSGAWLCEAVGDGAEEALDRIEADGLARLDPAGRLVFRHPLVRTAVISCASESARREAHRVLAGFLAPDDARRLVHEASAALLLDEALAGRLQEAGSRLARRGGDAEGALLLDRAAALSADPAERARRLTWAAVMAARGGQLRHTAALVEELKSSPVPPDITPLFAYAVVYVDQSHRIGFESSATLLPAALDALTAPGAPSFGGLAEQVYFKLLLAATYTDDPRAWAALERHREHTSDAGRLCYRAWTDPAAGLAEELRAVVDGMNEEQEAGAAWLLLWTTSAIDSADDDLWRRFTGLHGYATQGSVAKAKCHQDFLRGRWDLASVCLREAETAEDLGYHCNALVFRHYYAHFLAGRGDEARFREIERLIRPVAAQARMRFVLERLTHLRGLIALAHGHHEQAYAHFADITPPGRPPKGLPWLHTLVFDLAEAAVHTGRCREARAHVAAVRAEGSAEISGRHAFLLAAAAALTADEDEADAAYRAAYAVPGAERWVFELARLRLAHGSWLRRRHRAEARDLLRAAHHAFRGLQADPWAQRAEEELRAAGNPVAPAPRSSPAELTAQELRIARLAATGLSNKEIGQALRLSPRTVAAHLYKIFPKLGITSRAAVAHALGAC; translated from the coding sequence ATGCAGCGCGAGACGCAGGGGTCGGCCCTGCTCGGGCGGCAGCGGGAGACAGATCTGCTGGAGGCGGCCATCGAGCGGGCCGCCGACGGCGGGGGCGGCTCGGCCATCCTGTTGCGCGGCGAGGCCGGCATCGGCAAGAGCGCCCTGCTGGAGTGGGCCGGGCACCGGGCGCGCGAGCACGGCTTCGCCGTGCTGCGGGCGGTCGGCGCCGAAGCGGAGACGGAGTTCGCCTTCGGCGCCCTGCACCAGGCCCTCTGGCCGCTGCTGCAACGTTCCACAGCCCTGACCTCCCACCAGCGGGACGCGCTGGAGAGCGCTTTCGGCGGCCGCGCCGGAGCCCCGCCGAGCGGATTCGCCGTCGGGGCGGCCTCGCTCGCGCTGCTCGCCGAGGCCGCGCGCACCAGCCCGCTGCTGCTCGTCCTGGACGATCTGCACTGGATCGACTCGTCGAGCGCAACCGTGTTCGCCTTCCTCCGACGGCGCTGCGCGGAGCTGCCGCTGGTGATCATCGGCGCGAGTCGTCCGGAGGGTGCGGCGGCAGAGGCGTGGCCGACGGAGCCTGTCGAGCTACAGGCACTGTCCCGCCCGGACGCGGCGGCACTGTTGCTGCACCGCTTCCCGGAGCTGGCCACCACGGCAGCGGAGCGGCTCCTCGACGAGGCGGCGGGCAACCCGCTGGCACTCGTGGAACTGCCGCGCCAGCTGCCCGGTGAGCAGCAGCGGGGCATCGTCCCGCTGCCCGATCGGCTTCCGCTGGGGCGGCGGTTGGAGCGGATGTTCGCCGAACGACTGGAATCACTGACTCCCGCCGCCAGTCGCCTCCTCCTTCTGGCGGCGCTCGCCACGGGCACCGACGGCGGCAGCGGGGCATGGCTGTGCGAAGCGGTCGGCGATGGGGCGGAGGAGGCCCTGGACAGGATCGAGGCCGACGGCCTCGCCCGGCTGGACCCGGCCGGACGGCTGGTCTTCCGGCACCCGCTGGTTCGCACAGCCGTGATCTCGTGCGCGTCGGAGTCCGCGCGGCGTGAGGCCCACCGCGTGCTGGCCGGGTTCCTCGCACCGGACGACGCTCGTCGCCTGGTCCATGAGGCATCGGCCGCGCTGCTGCTGGACGAGGCGCTCGCGGGCCGCTTGCAGGAGGCCGGCAGCCGGCTCGCCCGGCGTGGCGGCGACGCGGAAGGAGCGCTCCTGCTCGACCGGGCCGCCGCGCTCAGCGCCGACCCCGCCGAGCGGGCCCGCAGGCTCACCTGGGCCGCCGTGATGGCGGCCCGCGGCGGCCAACTGCGCCACACCGCGGCCTTGGTGGAGGAGCTGAAGAGCTCCCCGGTGCCGCCGGACATCACCCCGCTGTTCGCGTACGCGGTGGTGTACGTCGACCAGAGCCACCGGATCGGCTTCGAGTCCTCGGCCACGCTGCTGCCGGCGGCCCTCGACGCCCTGACAGCGCCCGGCGCCCCGTCCTTCGGCGGACTGGCCGAGCAGGTCTACTTCAAACTCCTGCTCGCCGCCACCTACACCGACGACCCCCGTGCGTGGGCGGCCCTGGAGCGGCACCGGGAGCACACGTCCGACGCCGGTCGGCTCTGCTACCGGGCCTGGACCGATCCGGCCGCCGGCCTGGCCGAGGAGCTGCGCGCCGTGGTCGACGGGATGAACGAGGAGCAGGAGGCGGGAGCTGCCTGGCTCCTGCTGTGGACCACCTCGGCGATCGACAGTGCCGACGACGACCTGTGGCGACGCTTCACCGGGCTGCACGGCTATGCCACCCAGGGCTCGGTGGCGAAGGCGAAGTGCCATCAGGACTTCCTCCGCGGCCGCTGGGACCTGGCATCCGTCTGCCTGCGGGAGGCCGAGACCGCGGAGGACCTCGGCTACCACTGCAACGCGCTGGTCTTCCGCCACTACTACGCCCACTTCCTGGCCGGCCGCGGCGACGAGGCGCGGTTCCGCGAGATCGAGCGGCTCATCAGGCCGGTGGCCGCGCAGGCCCGGATGCGGTTCGTGCTGGAGCGGCTGACCCATCTGCGGGGCCTGATCGCCCTGGCCCACGGGCACCACGAGCAGGCATACGCGCACTTCGCCGACATCACACCACCCGGCCGTCCGCCCAAGGGCCTTCCCTGGCTCCACACCCTGGTCTTCGACCTGGCCGAGGCCGCCGTGCACACGGGTCGGTGCCGGGAGGCTCGGGCGCACGTCGCCGCCGTACGGGCCGAAGGGTCCGCGGAGATATCCGGCCGCCACGCCTTCCTGCTGGCCGCGGCCGCCGCCCTGACCGCCGACGAGGACGAGGCCGATGCCGCCTACCGCGCGGCGTACGCCGTGCCGGGCGCCGAGCGGTGGGTCTTCGAACTCGCGCGCCTGCGGCTGGCCCACGGCTCGTGGCTCCGCCGCCGGCATCGCGCCGAAGCCCGGGACCTCCTGCGTGCGGCGCACCACGCCTTCCGCGGGCTCCAGGCCGACCCCTGGGCGCAGCGCGCCGAGGAGGAACTGCGGGCCGCGGGAAACCCGGTGGCCCCGGCACCGCGCAGTTCGCCCGCGGAGCTGACCGCCCAGGAGCTGCGCATCGCCAGGCTCGCCGCCACCGGCCTGAGCAACAAGGAGATCGGCCAAGCCCTCCGCCTGTCGCCGCGCACCGTCGCGGCGCACCTCTACAAGATCTTCCCCAAGCTCGGCATCACCTCGCGGGCTGCTGTCGCCCACGCCCTCGGCGCCTGCTGA
- a CDS encoding AfsR/SARP family transcriptional regulator, with protein sequence MDGQVRLQIFGGLRLWRDGTEVTVGPPHRHTVLAALVVARGGTLSTSALVDAVWGEHPPSTAVNQLHRHIGNLRRLLEPALAPRTAGSRLLAAPSGYRLDTSAAESEAAFFDDLLARGRAGGPQAPACWRELAELVRRPLLAGLDPAALTRPPFAAMERARIAAAAEAMAAATEAGDAASVLAAVREVAADAPWDEPLHAALVRGLVAAGRRAEALTLFEEIRVRLAEELGVDPSEVLRAAYERALREPALSAPRTGPAGPPPPAPGHGPDTLPLPVAGFTERPELTDALEQAMADVGPGTTVVLTALAGMGGVGKTALAVHWARRVARQFPDGRLYLNLRGFDPGARPVDPGEALAMLLVALGEPAEESAEDLPLRAARFRAAVAGRRLLLVLDNARDAEQVRWLLPGAPGCLVLVTSRNRLSSLVVREGARVVSVDRLAPAQARELLANRLGPQRLAAEPEAVESVLATCGGLPLALSIAAARLAISPGLTLADVAGDLAGRQLAALELGDPDTDLRSVFAWSYRALSPSSARLFRLLAVHPGPEISLASAASVAGLPVARTRTLAQELCEANMLSEHARDCYTLHDLLRAYAAGLPAEPDDDRPSALGRLLDHFGHCAVAAGSAISTRPELRELQAALPGAVVLEFADRPTGMAWYAAEYRTILTLLRSVHDEGQLRRIWSLAYASYLYTYQQGWSQDEIEILRIALGAPATVSPVREVLEGRLGLARAYAQTGRFAQADELLIPLLAEVPALPATPRATVLRSAGWVRGRQGRHREALEYAQQALAVYRVLGSDNHIARELNAVGWYHALLGEYEQAIQSCEQALPLLQATANHRAEAATWDSIGYAHHHLGHFPRAVECFEHALDGYREASDQVNEAEVLDHLADTRLALGDPAGARAAWQRAADLLTGLGHPEATTLRAKAAAHGPGGR encoded by the coding sequence ATGGATGGGCAGGTACGGCTTCAGATCTTCGGGGGGCTTCGACTCTGGCGGGACGGCACGGAGGTGACCGTGGGCCCGCCGCACCGGCACACGGTGCTGGCGGCCCTCGTGGTGGCCCGGGGCGGCACCCTCAGCACGTCCGCGCTGGTCGACGCCGTGTGGGGGGAACACCCGCCGTCCACCGCCGTGAACCAGCTGCACCGCCACATCGGCAACCTGCGCCGGCTCCTGGAGCCTGCCCTGGCCCCGCGCACAGCGGGAAGCCGGCTGCTGGCCGCTCCCTCCGGCTACCGGCTCGACACCTCGGCCGCCGAAAGCGAGGCCGCGTTCTTCGACGACCTCCTGGCGCGCGGCCGGGCCGGCGGGCCGCAGGCGCCCGCCTGTTGGCGCGAGCTCGCGGAGTTGGTCCGGCGGCCGCTGCTGGCCGGGTTGGATCCGGCGGCGTTGACGCGACCCCCTTTCGCGGCCATGGAGCGGGCCCGGATCGCCGCCGCGGCGGAGGCGATGGCCGCGGCCACCGAGGCGGGTGACGCCGCGTCGGTGCTGGCCGCCGTCCGCGAGGTCGCGGCGGACGCCCCCTGGGACGAGCCCCTGCACGCGGCGCTGGTCCGGGGACTGGTCGCGGCGGGGCGCCGGGCCGAGGCGCTCACCCTCTTCGAGGAGATCCGCGTCCGACTGGCCGAGGAACTGGGCGTCGACCCCTCCGAGGTGCTCCGGGCCGCGTACGAGCGGGCGCTGCGCGAGCCAGCCTTGTCCGCGCCCCGCACCGGGCCCGCCGGTCCGCCACCCCCTGCGCCGGGCCATGGACCCGACACCCTGCCGCTACCGGTCGCCGGCTTCACCGAACGCCCCGAACTGACCGACGCGTTGGAGCAGGCCATGGCCGACGTCGGCCCCGGCACGACGGTGGTGCTCACGGCCCTGGCCGGGATGGGCGGTGTGGGCAAGACCGCGCTGGCCGTGCACTGGGCGCGCCGGGTGGCCCGGCAGTTCCCGGACGGGCGCCTCTACCTGAACCTGCGCGGCTTCGATCCGGGCGCTCGGCCCGTGGATCCCGGCGAAGCGCTGGCGATGCTGCTGGTCGCGCTCGGAGAACCCGCCGAGGAGTCGGCGGAGGATCTCCCCCTGCGGGCCGCCCGGTTCCGCGCCGCGGTGGCCGGGCGGCGACTGCTGCTGGTGCTGGACAACGCCCGCGACGCGGAGCAGGTCCGGTGGCTTCTTCCGGGCGCCCCCGGCTGCCTGGTGCTGGTGACCAGCCGCAACCGGCTGAGCTCGCTGGTGGTGCGCGAAGGCGCCCGGGTGGTCTCCGTGGACCGGCTGGCACCGGCTCAGGCCCGCGAGCTGCTGGCCAACCGCCTCGGCCCGCAGCGGCTGGCGGCCGAACCCGAGGCGGTGGAATCCGTCCTGGCGACCTGCGGCGGTCTGCCCCTGGCGCTGTCGATAGCCGCGGCCCGACTGGCCATCAGCCCGGGGCTGACGCTGGCCGACGTGGCCGGCGACCTCGCGGGCCGACAGCTGGCCGCGCTGGAACTGGGCGACCCGGACACCGACCTGCGGTCGGTCTTCGCCTGGTCCTACCGGGCGCTGAGCCCCTCGTCGGCCCGGCTCTTCCGGCTGCTCGCCGTCCATCCGGGCCCGGAGATCTCGCTCGCCTCCGCCGCCAGCGTGGCGGGCCTTCCGGTGGCCCGGACACGCACGTTGGCCCAGGAGCTCTGCGAGGCCAACATGCTGAGCGAGCACGCCCGCGACTGCTACACCCTGCACGACCTGCTGCGCGCCTACGCCGCCGGGCTGCCCGCCGAGCCCGACGACGACCGCCCCTCGGCGCTGGGACGGCTGCTCGACCACTTCGGACACTGCGCGGTCGCCGCAGGCAGCGCGATCTCCACCCGCCCGGAGCTCAGGGAGCTTCAGGCCGCACTCCCGGGCGCCGTGGTGCTCGAGTTCGCGGACCGGCCGACCGGCATGGCCTGGTACGCGGCCGAGTACCGCACCATCCTGACGCTGCTCCGCTCGGTCCACGACGAGGGTCAGCTGCGCCGGATCTGGAGCCTGGCGTACGCCAGCTACCTCTACACCTACCAGCAGGGCTGGTCGCAGGACGAGATCGAGATCCTGCGGATCGCTCTCGGCGCACCCGCCACCGTGAGCCCGGTCCGCGAGGTCCTCGAGGGGCGGCTCGGCCTGGCCCGCGCCTACGCCCAGACCGGCCGCTTCGCCCAGGCCGACGAGCTGCTGATCCCGCTCCTGGCCGAGGTACCCGCCCTTCCGGCGACACCGCGGGCCACCGTCCTGCGCAGCGCCGGCTGGGTGCGGGGCCGTCAGGGACGCCACCGGGAAGCCCTGGAGTATGCCCAGCAGGCGCTGGCCGTCTACCGGGTCCTGGGCAGCGACAACCACATCGCCCGGGAGCTCAACGCCGTCGGCTGGTACCACGCACTGCTCGGCGAGTACGAGCAGGCCATCCAGAGCTGCGAGCAGGCCCTGCCACTCCTCCAGGCGACCGCCAACCACCGCGCCGAGGCCGCCACCTGGGACAGCATCGGCTACGCGCACCACCACCTCGGCCACTTCCCGCGGGCCGTCGAATGCTTCGAGCACGCACTCGACGGCTACCGCGAGGCGAGCGACCAGGTGAACGAGGCCGAAGTACTCGACCATCTCGCCGACACCCGGCTCGCCCTCGGCGACCCGGCCGGCGCCCGAGCCGCCTGGCAGCGCGCCGCGGACCTGCTGACCGGCCTCGGCCACCCCGAAGCCACCACCCTGCGGGCCAAGGCGGCGGCGCACGGTCCCGGCGGACGCTAA
- a CDS encoding helix-turn-helix transcriptional regulator yields MGAAVGQDSVSDAITAVLAVESSPPPIGDAQADTLLHDAGVRSAALRLRIIRDAAGSPLALRELAISWRTAEFPGSDLLLRCPPLTERLVRSVAPGLEHLPADTGTVVLLAAVHLGECVGDVLASAALLTGRQITVDALEPALTHGLLTLDQGRIRFRSVLVRAAVQQYASEPELLAAHAALARAIEDPYRSIWHAAQGAVHRDEQVADRLESSASEAERRRDPVEALRRWESAAHLTPAAGERARRLVRAGRGAFELGRPDLAEHLLDQAEQLGLDEEQQALSAIAWCRFTARPERGSPSVTERCLLSSRLARAGRRSAALDILVGAAEAATWTDPDPQARAALADCLTELADARSDPRWVLVQATVSPQAAQPVIARTDATEAEELWLLGTAALAVGEPGRAGDLLARAARLLRSDGRVGLLAQVQALHAQAGVLVGDWDLAQAANEEALGLADAGGQELWSIRARATRALLRAFRGDLAGSAADIASVERNAAGRRSGPVHAALRLARSVALFCSDDPSAAYQTLRPLFAPGALPHHRGAQVRTLTLLAETALRAGEVEDARQLIAGFGDGDWLPLLTAVNLAHARALLADGPDAEQHFAQALALTPRQWPWPRARTELAYGMWLRRDRRPGLARVPLREALHTFELLGATAWAEITNRELRAAGVDRGTASGHLVEQLSAQELTIARLAATGLTNREIGERLVLSPRTVGWHLHRVFPKLEVTSRAQLASLMATAA; encoded by the coding sequence GTGGGTGCAGCCGTCGGCCAGGACAGCGTGTCGGACGCCATCACCGCGGTCCTGGCAGTGGAGTCGAGCCCGCCGCCCATCGGCGACGCGCAAGCCGACACCCTGCTGCACGACGCGGGCGTCCGCAGCGCCGCCCTGCGCCTGCGGATCATCCGCGACGCGGCCGGCAGTCCGCTCGCCCTGCGGGAACTCGCGATCTCCTGGCGCACAGCGGAGTTCCCCGGCAGCGATCTGCTGCTCCGCTGCCCACCGCTGACGGAACGCCTGGTCCGCTCGGTCGCGCCGGGTCTGGAGCACCTGCCGGCGGACACCGGCACTGTCGTGCTGCTCGCCGCGGTGCACCTGGGCGAGTGCGTCGGCGACGTTCTCGCGTCGGCGGCCCTCCTGACCGGCCGCCAGATCACCGTGGACGCCTTGGAGCCGGCCCTCACCCACGGCCTGCTCACACTCGACCAGGGACGGATCCGCTTCCGCTCCGTCCTGGTACGCGCCGCCGTCCAGCAGTACGCGAGCGAGCCCGAGCTGCTCGCCGCGCATGCCGCACTCGCGCGCGCCATCGAGGATCCGTACCGCTCGATCTGGCACGCCGCGCAGGGAGCGGTCCACCGGGACGAGCAGGTGGCCGACCGGCTGGAGTCCTCGGCCAGCGAGGCGGAGCGCCGCCGCGACCCCGTCGAGGCGCTGCGCCGGTGGGAGAGTGCGGCCCACCTGACGCCGGCCGCCGGCGAGCGGGCCCGCCGCCTGGTGCGGGCCGGCCGCGGGGCGTTCGAGCTCGGCCGTCCCGATCTCGCCGAGCACCTCCTCGACCAGGCCGAACAGCTGGGCCTCGACGAGGAGCAGCAGGCCCTCAGCGCCATCGCATGGTGCCGGTTCACCGCCCGGCCCGAGCGCGGCTCCCCGTCCGTCACCGAGCGCTGCCTGCTGTCCTCGCGCCTGGCCCGGGCCGGCCGTCGCTCGGCCGCGCTGGACATCCTGGTGGGCGCGGCCGAGGCGGCGACCTGGACCGACCCCGACCCGCAGGCCCGCGCGGCGCTGGCCGACTGCCTCACCGAACTGGCCGACGCGCGCAGCGATCCGCGCTGGGTGCTCGTCCAGGCGACGGTGTCGCCGCAGGCGGCGCAACCGGTGATCGCCCGCACGGACGCCACCGAGGCCGAGGAGCTCTGGCTGCTCGGCACCGCCGCTCTGGCCGTCGGCGAACCGGGCCGAGCGGGCGACCTGCTGGCACGCGCCGCCCGACTGCTACGGTCCGACGGCCGGGTCGGCCTGCTCGCCCAGGTACAGGCCCTGCACGCGCAGGCCGGGGTGCTCGTCGGGGACTGGGACCTCGCCCAGGCGGCGAACGAGGAGGCGCTCGGCCTGGCGGACGCCGGCGGCCAGGAGTTGTGGTCCATCCGGGCCCGGGCCACCCGCGCGCTGCTCCGCGCGTTCCGCGGCGACCTGGCCGGCTCGGCCGCGGACATCGCCTCGGTGGAGCGGAACGCCGCCGGCCGTCGAAGCGGCCCGGTGCATGCCGCGCTGCGCCTGGCCCGCAGCGTGGCACTGTTCTGCTCGGACGACCCGAGCGCCGCCTACCAGACCCTGCGCCCGCTCTTCGCGCCCGGCGCGCTGCCCCACCACCGCGGGGCCCAGGTCCGCACCCTCACCCTCCTGGCCGAAACGGCGCTGCGCGCCGGCGAGGTCGAGGACGCGAGGCAGCTGATCGCGGGATTCGGCGACGGCGACTGGCTCCCACTGCTGACCGCCGTCAACCTCGCCCACGCCAGGGCGCTGCTGGCGGACGGCCCCGACGCCGAGCAGCACTTCGCCCAGGCCCTGGCCCTCACTCCGCGGCAGTGGCCGTGGCCGCGCGCCCGGACAGAGCTGGCGTACGGCATGTGGCTGCGCCGCGACCGCCGCCCGGGCCTGGCGCGGGTGCCGCTGCGGGAGGCGCTGCACACCTTCGAGCTGCTCGGGGCCACGGCCTGGGCGGAGATCACCAACCGGGAGCTGCGGGCTGCGGGGGTCGACCGGGGCACCGCGAGCGGTCACCTGGTCGAGCAGCTGTCGGCCCAGGAACTGACGATCGCCCGGCTGGCCGCCACCGGGCTGACCAACCGTGAGATCGGCGAACGGCTGGTGCTCTCGCCACGCACCGTCGGCTGGCACCTCCACCGCGTGTTCCCCAAGCTCGAGGTCACCTCCCGGGCGCAGCTCGCCTCACTGATGGCGACCGCGGCCTGA
- a CDS encoding dihydrolipoyl dehydrogenase family protein: MQNPTGPAHGPNLPAAAEYDVIVIGAGPTGENVADRVVKAGLSAVVVESERVGGECSYFACIPSKALLRPAAALAEARAVAGAREAVTGLLDVPAVLARREAFVSDLRDDGQVAWLKSAGIDLVRGWGRLVGERRVEVDGDDGATVLAARHAVVLCTGSSAVMPTVPGLAGIGAWTSREATTAGAAPARLTVLGGGVVGCEMAAAWSALGSQVTMLVRGEGLLPSWEPFAAAQVADGLRRDGVGIRTGVEVERVVRENSTGVVMAYLADGSTVESAELLVATGRSPRTAGLGLETAGLEPGGRLPVDDSCRVTTVPDGWLYAAGDVNQRSPLTHMGKYQARACAAAIVARADGHPARPVPWAPWSATADHHAVPQVIFTRPEAAAVGLTEEQARRAGLPVRAVEYPIGDVAGASLFADGYQGHAKLVVDEQRSVVVGCTLVGPGVGELIHAATVAVVGEVPLERLWHAVPAFPAMSEIWLRLLEQYGL, encoded by the coding sequence ATGCAGAACCCAACGGGCCCGGCGCACGGGCCGAACCTGCCGGCAGCGGCCGAGTACGACGTCATCGTGATCGGTGCCGGTCCCACCGGTGAGAACGTCGCCGACCGCGTGGTCAAGGCCGGTCTGAGCGCAGTGGTCGTCGAGAGCGAGCGGGTGGGCGGTGAGTGCTCGTACTTCGCCTGCATTCCGAGCAAGGCCCTGCTGCGCCCGGCCGCGGCGCTGGCGGAGGCTCGCGCGGTGGCCGGTGCGCGCGAGGCGGTGACCGGACTGCTGGACGTCCCGGCCGTCCTGGCCCGGCGGGAGGCGTTCGTCTCCGACCTGCGCGACGACGGCCAGGTGGCCTGGTTGAAGTCGGCCGGCATCGACCTGGTGCGTGGCTGGGGTCGGCTGGTGGGAGAGCGGCGAGTGGAGGTGGACGGCGACGACGGAGCCACGGTGCTGGCGGCCCGTCACGCCGTGGTGCTGTGCACCGGGTCGAGCGCTGTCATGCCGACCGTGCCGGGCCTGGCCGGCATCGGAGCCTGGACCAGCCGGGAGGCGACCACGGCGGGCGCCGCTCCGGCCCGGCTCACGGTCCTCGGGGGCGGCGTGGTGGGGTGCGAAATGGCCGCCGCTTGGAGCGCGTTGGGTTCCCAGGTGACCATGCTGGTGCGCGGCGAGGGGCTGCTGCCCTCCTGGGAGCCGTTCGCCGCAGCGCAGGTCGCCGACGGGCTGCGCCGCGACGGCGTCGGGATACGCACCGGGGTCGAGGTCGAGCGCGTGGTACGGGAGAACTCGACCGGCGTGGTCATGGCCTACCTGGCCGACGGCTCCACGGTGGAGTCCGCGGAGCTCCTCGTCGCGACCGGCCGCAGTCCGCGCACCGCCGGGCTCGGCCTGGAGACGGCCGGTCTGGAGCCCGGCGGCCGGCTGCCCGTGGACGACAGCTGCCGGGTCACCACGGTCCCCGACGGCTGGCTCTACGCGGCCGGCGACGTCAACCAGCGCTCGCCGCTGACCCATATGGGCAAGTACCAGGCACGGGCCTGCGCGGCCGCGATCGTCGCCCGCGCCGACGGCCACCCGGCGCGACCCGTCCCCTGGGCCCCCTGGTCGGCAACCGCCGACCACCACGCCGTACCGCAGGTGATCTTCACCCGTCCGGAGGCCGCTGCCGTCGGCCTGACCGAGGAGCAGGCCCGCCGGGCCGGCCTCCCGGTCCGGGCGGTGGAGTACCCGATCGGCGACGTCGCCGGAGCCTCGCTCTTCGCCGACGGCTACCAGGGGCACGCCAAACTGGTCGTGGACGAGCAGCGCTCCGTCGTGGTCGGCTGCACCCTGGTCGGCCCGGGGGTCGGCGAACTGATCCACGCGGCGACCGTCGCCGTCGTGGGCGAAGTCCCGCTGGAGCGCCTGTGGCACGCCGTCCCGGCGTTCCCCGCCATGAGTGAGATCTGGCTCCGCCTGCTGGAGCAGTACGGGCTCTGA
- a CDS encoding ATP-binding cassette domain-containing protein — protein MRALTLLWTSADRRARRDLLLGALLAVGAEVAAAGLLGVSGWFLTSCALVTLRANTTWSWMYPSGTVRVLALGRTGLRYTERLTSHRALLGATVALRARMVRTAGALPSRQLRERRDGALLAELTDDVAAVGAAPARTAAPLTGVGATAVVVVALICVANPTAGAVEALLLALALAVAVHMNARAGAHRAEATAERAAARSTLLSARSALPELRCLDAVEHARDQVAQRVERARRADAASLAALRNSRLLLRLLAVLGQVAVLLLALSSRSTMQPVADAIGEALLVAAGYELVETLPQLLRDRGSAAHAAVRLTDVLARARALPSGPALLSPTDPPLVVRDLPAGLGAARTRWSSTLTAGSATLVTGPNGSGKSTLLNILAGRIDSRPPGVVLLGGSALPTLSAASVATMATLVEAEDWLADSTIADNLRQAAPDADDEALHAALTAAALADLDLDTPTGPLGGKLSQGQRRRLSIARAVLRDPAVLLLDEPTAGLDRPTAVRLLGEIRAALPRCALVIALPDQHHDLVPFPVENTLHLGRPVVRAATSV, from the coding sequence ATGAGGGCCCTCACCCTGCTGTGGACCTCGGCCGACCGCCGCGCCCGGCGCGACCTGCTGCTCGGCGCACTGCTCGCCGTCGGCGCCGAGGTGGCCGCCGCCGGCCTGCTCGGTGTGTCCGGCTGGTTCCTCACCTCCTGTGCCCTGGTCACGCTTCGCGCGAACACCACCTGGTCCTGGATGTACCCCTCGGGGACCGTACGGGTCTTGGCCCTCGGCCGCACCGGCCTGCGCTACACCGAACGGCTCACCAGCCACCGTGCCCTGCTCGGCGCGACCGTCGCGCTCAGGGCCCGGATGGTGCGCACCGCCGGCGCGCTCCCGTCGCGGCAGTTGCGGGAGCGGCGCGACGGCGCGCTGCTGGCCGAGCTCACCGACGACGTCGCCGCCGTGGGCGCGGCACCCGCCCGGACCGCCGCGCCGCTGACCGGTGTCGGGGCGACCGCCGTGGTCGTGGTGGCGCTGATCTGCGTGGCGAACCCGACGGCCGGGGCCGTGGAGGCACTGCTGCTCGCGCTGGCCCTGGCCGTCGCCGTGCACATGAACGCCCGGGCCGGCGCCCACCGCGCCGAGGCCACCGCCGAGCGGGCCGCCGCCCGGTCCACCCTGCTCAGCGCCCGGTCCGCGCTCCCCGAACTGCGTTGCCTGGACGCCGTGGAGCACGCCCGCGACCAGGTCGCCCAGCGGGTGGAGCGGGCCCGGCGAGCTGACGCCGCGTCACTGGCGGCCCTGCGCAACAGCCGTCTCCTGCTGCGTCTGCTCGCCGTGCTCGGACAGGTCGCGGTCCTGCTGCTCGCCCTCTCCAGCCGCTCGACGATGCAGCCGGTCGCCGACGCCATCGGCGAGGCGCTGCTGGTCGCCGCCGGCTACGAACTGGTCGAGACCCTGCCGCAGCTGCTGCGCGACCGCGGCTCGGCCGCACATGCCGCCGTACGGCTGACCGACGTGCTCGCCCGCGCCCGCGCCCTTCCTTCCGGGCCGGCCCTCCTCTCCCCCACCGACCCGCCACTGGTCGTGCGCGATCTCCCGGCGGGCCTCGGAGCTGCCCGGACCCGCTGGTCGAGCACCCTCACCGCCGGCAGCGCCACCCTGGTCACCGGGCCGAACGGAAGCGGCAAGAGCACCCTGCTCAACATCCTCGCGGGACGGATCGACAGCCGGCCGCCCGGTGTCGTCCTCCTCGGTGGCTCCGCGCTGCCCACACTCTCCGCGGCGTCGGTGGCCACCATGGCCACCCTCGTCGAGGCCGAGGACTGGCTCGCGGACAGCACCATCGCCGACAACCTGCGCCAAGCCGCCCCCGACGCCGACGACGAGGCGCTGCACGCCGCGCTCACCGCCGCGGCGCTGGCCGACCTCGACCTCGACACACCCACCGGCCCCTTGGGCGGCAAGCTCTCGCAGGGACAGCGGCGCCGCCTCTCCATCGCCCGCGCCGTACTGCGCGACCCCGCCGTGCTCCTCCTCGACGAGCCCACCGCCGGGCTCGACCGGCCCACAGCCGTGCGGCTGCTGGGCGAGATCCGGGCGGCGCTGCCCCGCTGCGCGCTCGTCATCGCGCTGCCGGACCAGCACCACGACCTGGTGCCCTTCCCCGTGGAGAACACGCTGCACCTGGGCCGTCCGGTCGTCCGCGCTGCCACGTCCGTCTGA